The genomic DNA aaaatgaaaggacaaGGAGTTAATTGAcaccaaaaacaggtcactaattaagaaaagggttagaatgaaaacctgcagccactggggtcgtccaggaccggagtttgagagcCCTGCCTTACAATgaattaaacaacagtaataaagacaaagaagaaaTAGGACAATAcaatcaaatagcaataaggaTACAGAAGTAGTAACAAACATCAAAGGTAAGTGGTGGTAAATGTAAAAGGTGACACATTTTGAATAATGGGAATGATCAGGAAATACACGCTGTAATCCAGAATCTGGCACATCTCTTATCAAATTCTAATTgcaattcaaaaatcaaagtggAAGTCAAAGAGAGATTTCCTTTGAATGACCCAGAAAGTCAAATCAGGAGAGGGCATCACGGGCAGCCAGCTGCATCAGTGACGTCAGGTGCCATGACCTCCAATGCCAAGCCCCCTGGCAACCAAGAGGGTATCCTAACAACGGGActcataaaaacaacaacatgcaCGAAAATCGAGACGGCgtcaaaatgaaattaagatgGTGTTGAAGATACAAAAAAACAGTTCAAACTCTCTGAAAACGCTATTTTAGAAAGTAAACCATGTTCGAAATGAAcactctgaggggaaaaaaaaaaaggtgtaaccgcataaaagataaacaaaataggCTGAGAAAAACGTATAACAGTTACCAAAGAAACCAACAGCTGGTTACCCTGATCAGGTTGTCTGCAGCACTTCTCGTTGGTTTCCGTCACACTCTGAACTCGAGTTTATTCTatgtctgtagtttttttttttattaccacgGTGAACTTTTTCAGTTGCATTCGTTTGTTTGTTGGAAGCTGTTACCACAGCACAGTACTGTTGCCAGCTCCTCCTGTTCTCGGGtgtttgattatattttatgtcaCAGCCCTGGTGCAAAGATCACTTCCTGTATGGCAGTTTGGGGTTCAGAGTCTGACACAGCCGCTTCTCCTTCATACTGCTGGCCGCATTCACAGCAACACTACATTTATTCTTAGGGGGGGGTTCATTCCTTCAAAATAGGATTTGCCTGCTTACCAATCAAACAGAAACGGAGTTCCCTGCAATCTCGATGAGTGTTTGTACCGCAGTAGATGTCAGTCCTGCAGATGTGCAGCCAGGTCTAAGGGTAGCACTTCCATTATTCCAAGTCAAGCATCCCTCTGTAACCCATATGGGATGATGGGAGTCTGGTAGGATGTCAAGATGGGTCCGAAAGTTCTTCCACAGTTTCCAACTGCCTTTCTTGGTACTATGCTATTTTTTTGACTTTCCATTCCATTGTGAAGTCTTTTGTGTTTCTCAAGATGGCGGAAGGAGACTCAATTGCCATATTCAGGACAGCTATGAGATTCCTTAATGGCTATGAAGCTCACTGTTTTCTGAGAATCATTTCGCTCATACGGGACAGCAGTGGGGTTTCTCTCCAGCATGAATTGTTTCGAGTTTATGAAGGCTTCCGCTGTGTGTGACCAGTCATTGTATTCCAGCAAACTGTGAGATTTCTGTCCAGTGTCAATCCAGAGGTGGCTCTCAAGTCACAAAGAACAGTTTTCCATATTCAGTCTTTAATTTACGATGAATTCTTATGTATTATAATTTCATAAAAGATAAGCaaaataggaacagaaaactAACAAACAATACTAATATCTGGTTACTGTGTTCACATTTTAGCACCACTTCTTGTTGGTTTGTGTTGCACACTGAACATGATTTTACTCTACATGAGTATTTCATCATTATTGCGATAAACATTTTTAGCTTTCCTTTAGCGTAAGTTGTTATTACAGCACAGTACTGTTGTTGCCTCATTCAGAACACCAATGGTCGTCTTTCACTTTTTCCATGCTTGTGGAGACAGGGGGAAAGATGTTTGCCACGTTTAGAACaggcttttctccagtatgaatttgtACGTGCCTCTGGAAACTTCTACCGGAAGAGTACCTTTTTccgcattcagaacagcaatacggcttctctccagtgtgaattcgcaTGTGGCGCTGCAGCCTGATCCTATCGTAGaatcgtttcccacattcagaacaggagtgaagtttttctccagtgtgttgGAGTCTGGTATGGCTATGAAGGCTATTTTTATGTGAAAACCGTTTGCCACATTCTACACAGCAAAAGGgtttctccccagtgtgaattctcatgTGGCTATTAAGGCTCGAGCTGGCCGAGAAACGTTTGCCACATTCGGAACAGCTGTGAGATTTTTCACCAGTATGAGTTCTTTTATGGCTACGATGGGCACTGCCGTGTGAAAATCTCTTACCGCATTTAGTACAACAGTAAGGTTTCTCCCCATTGTGAATTCTGATATGTTCTTGAAGTTGGCATCTACTTAGGaatcgtttcccacattcagaacagcaataaggtttttctccagtgtgaattttggCATGCTTGTAAAGACTGCTCTTTGTGGAAAAGGTTTTGTAACATTCAGAACAgacatatggcttctctccggtatgAGTTCGCATGTGAACCCGCAAATTGCTACTGTTGGAAAATCTTTTCCCACATTgagagcagcaatatggcttctctccagtatgaattcgtgTGTGTGTCCGAAAAGCGCTACCATaaaagaattgtttgccacattctggacagcagtAAGCTTTCTTTCCTGTAtggattcttctgtgcctctgaagactGCAAATCCGTGGGAATcttttaccacattctggacagcaatgtgGTGTCTCCCCAGTATGAACGGCCATGTGGCTACTAAGACCACTTCTCTGTAAGAAAcactttccacattcagaacagcaatgagacttctcaccagtgtgaattTTCATATGCTTCCGCAGACTACTAttgtgtgcaaattgtttgccacattccaaacaacaaTGACGTTTTTCTCCGGTGTGAACTTGTTTGCGTTTATTCACTTGCTGTTGATCGGTGTTTATGGCTTCTGTCTGTGACAGCTTAGCAGCAGGATTAGAGCTCCATTGGAGAGACACTGGGGTCAAATTCCCTGATCCTCTTATCAATTTCTTCTTTTCCTCGGTGTTCTGAAAAGTGGTCTGAGCAGATGAAGATCTGGAGAAGCTGCCATTCTCCTGTAAATctgaaatatcaaacactttagttggatgcttttaaaaaaatgacattgtgCAAGTACAATGGTGGCACActagttgctgctgctgcttcacactaAGGCTCCAATGCTGATCTGTCCACTGCATGCATGGACtttgcatattctcctcatgtgtgtttatttttcccACTTTCCCTTTTGCATCAAAACATGTGTCTGCTGTGTTAATCGCCTTTTAGTCTGTCTGAGTGATGATGTGGGTGccagcgtgccctgcagtggacagCCATCCATTTTTGGGTTGATTCAAAGATGCATATAACCCtaagtttaagaaaatggatgggtggatagaaTGGAATCTGACAAATGGAGCTGATGAAGTGAGGCTGTCAATATGCATTCAGTGCAACTCAAGTTTAAGCCCCTCCATGTCCAGTGATCACTATTGCCCCTCACTCTTTCACTGCTCTTACTAATCCTTTTTAATCTCATTGTTCCTCTCATTTCTGTCAAGCTCTGCATCCTAATCTTTAGCTGGACTCTGCAGTGAACATGTCATCTTCAATGACGGACTCAACTCCAGAGCTTTGTCTTGACATTCACCTCCACTGTGATGCATTGTGAATTAACAGATGAGGGCTGTGTGGACACATGGACTACAACAATGGCAATCTGGAGTGTGAATTAGGGTTTTCTCTtctttattgaaatgtatttacTTACAAATATAGGCACTTGC from Erpetoichthys calabaricus chromosome 5, fErpCal1.3, whole genome shotgun sequence includes the following:
- the LOC114641603 gene encoding gastrula zinc finger protein XlCGF57.1-like isoform X2 — translated: MASAKEVGVVERLTHIKQEDCEWVVPEDLCMKMEDCERGISDYKEEESKGMTVEIKVEDSGGFSVSLEVQKHETGDHFKQETFEESDSISQPWVTNMATQHNSMVPIPELPEFEEKISDGSRSEAEEQKSSGNVGINLQENGSFSRSSSAQTTFQNTEEKKKLIRGSGNLTPVSLQWSSNPAAKLSQTEAINTDQQQVNKRKQVHTGEKRHCCLECGKQFAHNSSLRKHMKIHTGEKSHCCSECGKCFLQRSGLSSHMAVHTGETPHCCPECGKRFPRICSLQRHRRIHTGKKAYCCPECGKQFFYGSAFRTHTRIHTGEKPYCCSQCGKRFSNSSNLRVHMRTHTGEKPYVCSECYKTFSTKSSLYKHAKIHTGEKPYCCSECGKRFLSRCQLQEHIRIHNGEKPYCCTKCGKRFSHGSAHRSHKRTHTGEKSHSCSECGKRFSASSSLNSHMRIHTGEKPFCCVECGKRFSHKNSLHSHTRLQHTGEKLHSCSECGKRFYDRIRLQRHMRIHTGEKPYCCSECGKRYSSGRSFQRHVQIHTGEKPVLNVANIFPPVSTSMEKVKDDHWCSE
- the LOC114641603 gene encoding gastrula zinc finger protein XlCGF57.1-like isoform X1, encoding MASVNDDGMDERLAPIKHEDCEWGTPGDLCVKREDFEGAISDFKEELKVETVNIKIEDSEDFSDLLELEKHETGNIVKQDISEQSHNGFQPSLTNMGQLATQQNCLELKFEIPEFEEKITERSRREAEELQSSGNVGINLQENGSFSRSSSAQTTFQNTEEKKKLIRGSGNLTPVSLQWSSNPAAKLSQTEAINTDQQQVNKRKQVHTGEKRHCCLECGKQFAHNSSLRKHMKIHTGEKSHCCSECGKCFLQRSGLSSHMAVHTGETPHCCPECGKRFPRICSLQRHRRIHTGKKAYCCPECGKQFFYGSAFRTHTRIHTGEKPYCCSQCGKRFSNSSNLRVHMRTHTGEKPYVCSECYKTFSTKSSLYKHAKIHTGEKPYCCSECGKRFLSRCQLQEHIRIHNGEKPYCCTKCGKRFSHGSAHRSHKRTHTGEKSHSCSECGKRFSASSSLNSHMRIHTGEKPFCCVECGKRFSHKNSLHSHTRLQHTGEKLHSCSECGKRFYDRIRLQRHMRIHTGEKPYCCSECGKRYSSGRSFQRHVQIHTGEKPVLNVANIFPPVSTSMEKVKDDHWCSE